The genomic window GTGAGGTATATCGATAAAAAAATCCGGATAATGCGCATACAGATTCATGTACGGTGACATGATTGAGCGTTGCCGCGACCTTGAGTAACACCTGGTTCGCCACCGAATCCTGGGCATCAGGATGCGCGTAAAACAGCAAAACTTTGGGCGGCTCAGCGATCAATTCCCCTCTAAAGCGTCGTCAGGCAGCAGGATTTCCGCTACTATGCTTCGCAACGTAAACATCAGGACGCGATATCCTGTTTAACATTCAACTATGTCAATTTAACATACCTTAACTACGGCGCTTTATGATCGTTTTCTCCTCGTTGCAAATTCGTCGCGGTACCCTCGTACTGTTGGACAACGCCACCGCTACGGTCAATCCGGGGCAAAAAGTCGGGCTGGTCGGCAAAAACGGCTGTGGCAAATCCACGCTGCTCTCGCTTCTGAAAAAAGAGCTCAGCGCCGACGCCGGCAGCGTTAACCTGCCCGCGAATTGGGCGATGGCCTGGGTCAATCAGGAAACCACCGCGCTGGACGTGCCGGCATTGGAGTATGTTATCGATGGCGACCGGGAATATCGTCAGCTTGAATCTGAATTACTTATTGCCAATGAAAAAAATGACGGACATGCCATCGCCACGCTACACGGTAAACTGGACACGATAGACGCCTGGACGATTCGCGCCCGCGCCGCCAGCCTATTGAGCGGTCTCGGCTTCAGCCAACCGCAGCTGACGCAGCCGGTACGGGCATTCTCCGGCGGATGGCGTATGCGTCTGAATCTGGCGCAGGCCCTGATATGCCGCTCCGACCTGCTGCTGCTGGACGAACCCACCAACCATCTGGATTTGGATGCGATCATCTGGCTGGAAAAGTGGCTGAGAAATTACCCCGGCACGCTTATCCTGATTTCCCACGACCGGGATTTCCTTGACCCTATCATTAACCGGGTCTTGCATATCGAGCAACAGACCCTGAATGAGTACGCCGGCAACTATTCATCGTTTGAGCTACAGCGCGCGACCAAACTGGCTCAGCAACAGTCGCTCTACCAGCACCAGCAGGAAAAAGTGGCTCATTTGCAGCACTACATCGACAGATTTCGCGCCAAAGCGACCAAGGCCAAGCAGGCGCAAAGCCGCATCAAGATGCTGGAACGGATGGAACTCATCGCGCCGGCCCATGTGGATAATCCCTTCCAGTTCAGTTTTCGCGCGCCGGAGAATTTGCTAAATCCCCTGCTGGCGATGGAGAAGGTCAGCGCCGGCTATGGCGATAACCTGATTTTACACTTTATTAAGCTTAACTTGGTACCCGGTTCACGCATCGGTCTGCTGGGGCGCAACGGCGCCGGTAAATCGACGCTTATCAAGCTGCTGGCCGGAACCCTGGCGCCGCAGTCAGGGACGCTGTCGCTGGCAAAAGGCATTAAGCTTGGCTACTTTGCCCAGCACCAGTTGGAGTTCTTGCGCGCCGATGAGACGCCGCTGCAGCACCTCAGCCGGCTGGCGCCGAAGGCGTATGAGCAGTCGCTGCGCGATTTTCTGGGCGGCTTCGGTTTCCAGGGCGACCAAGTGACGGAGCAGACGGCGCGTTTTTCCGGCGGCGAGAAAGCGCGGCTGGTGTTGGCATTAATTGTCTGGCAGCGTCCTAATCTGCTGCTGCTTGATGAACCCACCAACCATCTGGATCTGGACATGCGTCAGGCGCTGACCGAAGCGCTGATCGACTTCGACGGCGCGCTGGTTGTGGTGTCCCACGATCGCCATCTGCTGCGTTCCACCACTGACGAATTTTATCTGGTGCATGATAGTCAGGTCGCGCCCTTCGATGGCGATCTGGAGGATTATCAGCAGTGGCTGGCGGAACAACAGCGGCCGCGCGGGCAAAATAACGATACGGACGCCCCACCTGCCACCGTGAACACGGCACAGACGCGCAAAGATCAGAAACGGCGCGAGGCGGAATTCCGCAAAGAGACCCAACCGCTGCGTCAGGCCATCGGTCGCTATGAGCAACAACTGGCTTCGCTGGGGGCGGAACTGGCCGAGGTCGAAGGCCAGCTTGGCGACAGCACACTGTACGACAACGCGCGCAAAAGCGAGCTAAACGACTGCCTGCAGCGACAAGGTAAACTCAAATCGGCGCTGGAGGAGGCAGAGCTGGGCTGGCTGGAAGCGCAGGAACAATTGGAGGCGCTGACAAAGGCGTTCGACGCAGAGTAGCCGCACTCAACACCAAAGCGACGATAGGCAGAGCGCTTCAGTGGCAGCGCACGCACCGTGCGCAGCGCCTGAAAGTAGCGAGCAAACCTCGCGCGGGGCCAGAGGGGTAACGCGCAGACCGCGCTTAACGCCAAATCAGCACGACACAGGCGGCGGTCAGCAGCCCCATGGCCAGATTGAATAGCGTCCAGGCACGCCGGCTTTTCAGCAGCGGCCAATCACCGTGCCAAAGGCCAGCCAGATGGCGCCCGAGACAATATTGACGGCGGCGATACCGATGCTTATCGCCATCACCGAACCCGCGTACGCTTCCCCGGCCAGGCTAAAGCTGGCCACCGCGCCCAGGGCCATCAGCCACGCCTTCGGATTGAGAAACTGTAGCAGGCCGCCCTGATAAAATGGCACCGGCTGCAGCGGCGCCGTATCGGTATCCAGCTTTTCATAAACGGCGGTCGCGATTTTCCAACAAAGCCACAGCAAGTAGAGGCTGCCGGCCACTTTTAGCGTAGAATGCAGGGCGGGATAGAGCGTGATGAGGCTACCGACGCCGCAGGCCAGCAGCAGCATGCACTGCATGCCGAGCATCAGCGGCATGGAACGCCAAAAGCCGAAATGGGCGGCCGAGGCGGTAAGCAGCATATTATTTGGACCGGGAGTGATAGCGGCAACCCAGAGAAAACCCAGCATCGATAAAAACAGACCCAGCTCCATATATCCCGCACTATTGCTCCCGGCAATGACGTTTATGAAATTAACAGCGCGGTGCCGATTCGACAAGCGAATTGTCGGTGAATTTTCGTCGCGCCGCCGGCCCGCCAACCACTGGAGAAATACCGATCATGATCATTCCCTGGCAACAGATTGATCCCACCACGCTGTATAATTTGATCGAATCGTTTGTGCTGCGCGAAGGCACGGATTATGGCTTACAGGAAAAAAGCCTGCAGCAAAAGGTCGCGGATGTGTTACGCCAGGTGCAATCCGGCGAAGCGGTGCTGGTGTGGTCGGAACTGCATGAAAGCATTAACATTATGCCGCGCGGCCAATATCGTCCCTATTAGCGGCGCCGCCGGTGCGGTCAACCCCGCTCCCGGCTAACGCACGGCGGAAACGAGCAAGCCTCGCGGTGGCCCTGCGGTGCCAAACGTGATAACGATAACCTGCGCCCGACCGCACGTCATTTGACAGAGGTTATCAACATTATTAGGGTCACCGGCTCCAGCGGCGCCGGTACCACCACCAGCCTGGCTTTTCGCAAAATCTTTCAGCAATTAACTATCCGCGCCGCGGAGCTGGAAGGCGACAGCTTTCACCACTTCACCCGGCCGGAAATGGATCTGGCTATTCGTAAAGCGCGTGATTTAGGCCGGCACGTGAGTTATTTCGGCCCGGATGCGAATAACTTCGACCTACTGGAGAGAACGTTTTACCATTATGGGGAAAGCGGGCGCGGACAAGCGCGTAAATACTTGCATACCTATGGCGAAGCGGTTCCCTATAATCAGGTACTTGGTACCTTTACCCCCTGGCAGCCACTGCCGGAGCCGACCGATGTTCTCTTTTACGAAGGGCTGCACGGCGGCGTCGTGACCGAACAAAATGATGTTGCGCGCCATGTGGATTTGCTGGTGGGCGTGGTGCCGATAGTCAACCTGGAGTGGATCCAAAAATTGGTGCGCGATACTAATGAACGTGGTCATTCACACGAAGCCGTTATGGATTCCGTGGTGCGCTCCATGGAAGATTACATCAATTTTATCACGCCGCAATTTTCCCGTACCCATATCAACTTTCAGCGGGTGCCGACGGTGGACACATCCAATCCCTTTGCAGCTAAAGCGATTCCGTCATTGTACGAAAGTTTTGTCGTCATTCACTTCCGCGACCTGGACGACATCGACTTTCCCTATTTATTGGCCATGCTGCAGGGATGGTTTATTTCCAACATCAACACGCTGGTGGTGCCGGGTGGCAAAATGGG from Sodalis glossinidius str. 'morsitans' includes these protein-coding regions:
- a CDS encoding phosphoribulokinase, whose amino-acid sequence is MTEVINIIRVTGSSGAGTTTSLAFRKIFQQLTIRAAELEGDSFHHFTRPEMDLAIRKARDLGRHVSYFGPDANNFDLLERTFYHYGESGRGQARKYLHTYGEAVPYNQVLGTFTPWQPLPEPTDVLFYEGLHGGVVTEQNDVARHVDLLVGVVPIVNLEWIQKLVRDTNERGHSHEAVMDSVVRSMEDYINFITPQFSRTHINFQRVPTVDTSNPFAAKAIPSLYESFVVIHFRDLDDIDFPYLLAMLQGWFISNINTLVVPGGKMGLAMELIMAPLVKQLLEGKRIR
- a CDS encoding YheU family protein, which produces MIIPWQQIDPTTLYNLIESFVLREGTDYGLQEKSLQQKVADVLRQVQSGEAVLVWSELHESINIMPRGQYRPY
- a CDS encoding ABC transporter ATP-binding protein; this encodes MIVFSSLQIRRGTLVLLDNATATVNPGQKVGLVGKNGCGKSTLLSLLKKELSADAGSVNLPANWAMAWVNQETTALDVPALEYVIDGDREYRQLESELLIANEKNDGHAIATLHGKLDTIDAWTIRARAASLLSGLGFSQPQLTQPVRAFSGGWRMRLNLAQALICRSDLLLLDEPTNHLDLDAIIWLEKWLRNYPGTLILISHDRDFLDPIINRVLHIEQQTLNEYAGNYSSFELQRATKLAQQQSLYQHQQEKVAHLQHYIDRFRAKATKAKQAQSRIKMLERMELIAPAHVDNPFQFSFRAPENLLNPLLAMEKVSAGYGDNLILHFIKLNLVPGSRIGLLGRNGAGKSTLIKLLAGTLAPQSGTLSLAKGIKLGYFAQHQLEFLRADETPLQHLSRLAPKAYEQSLRDFLGGFGFQGDQVTEQTARFSGGEKARLVLALIVWQRPNLLLLDEPTNHLDLDMRQALTEALIDFDGALVVVSHDRHLLRSTTDEFYLVHDSQVAPFDGDLEDYQQWLAEQQRPRGQNNDTDAPPATVNTAQTRKDQKRREAEFRKETQPLRQAIGRYEQQLASLGAELAEVEGQLGDSTLYDNARKSELNDCLQRQGKLKSALEEAELGWLEAQEQLEALTKAFDAE